The nucleotide sequence GAACTGATCCTTGTAAACTGGAGAAACCCCTAGAAAAACAACATTTGAATTTTTAGGACTTTAAATGGCTTCTATCTCTCAATTTTCTTTCTCGATGTAATGACATCCATACTCCTATGATTATCCCCACTACTGCTGTGGTATAAAAAACATTTTTCAAGCCGCCTGAGGCCCAAACGGCCCCTAAGAAGATAGGACAAAGAAATTGACCTAAAGAATTAAATCCTGTTCCGATAGCTAAAACACTAGAACGCAATTCAGCCGGCGATAGATCGGCTAAACCATTGTAAATATTAGGAACAGTTACCCCAAACCCGGCACCGAAGAAGACAGCCGCATAAAGAATTAATGAGATGTCGTTTAATACCGGAATCGTCGCTAACATCAAAGCCATCAGAATAAAACCAAGAGCAATAGTTTTATTTCTGCCTAATTTTTTCCCTAACCAACTAGCGGCTAAAGCAGAAACAACCGTTGCACCAATGGCCCGCGCTGTCAAGACAATTCCATTGAGTTTGGCATCTGCGCCGATGGTTTCTCGCAGGTAAACGGGTGTATAGATCACCACTGTATAAACAATGGCCGCCGCTAAAGCGAGAGTAATAAATAAACCAATCACTTGAGGCTGCTTGACAATTTTAACTAACTCCGCTCCCATCTCACGATTGAGAATAGAATTTTTAGAGTGACTAGATTCTTGTATCAGTAAAGCGGCACACAAAGCGATGGGTAAACTGACAGCATAGAGAAAAAAGGCGTATTGCCAGTTATATGACCCTACCCAGCCACCGAATAGCGGGACAAATATACTAGCTGTGGTCATGGCACTGGTGGCGTAGGCCAAAACCTGTAACCGCGCTTCTCCCTCAAACATATTACTGAGTAAACCAATACAAGCGGCACTAATACCACCACTGGCAATGCCTAATAAAGCCCGGTCTGCTAATAGAGGAATAAATTGTCCGATAAATGCTCCTGATACACCAAAGACTGCATAAAAAATTAAAGCCACAATTAATACTTTTAATTTTCCGATTCGATCAGCCAAAATCCCGAGTATCGGAGTAAATACCGCAATAGTTAGAGCATGAATACTTACTAGCATTCCCGCCCATCTGGGTTCTAGATGAAGATGATGTAAAATTTCTGGAAAAA is from Gloeothece verrucosa PCC 7822 and encodes:
- a CDS encoding MFS transporter — its product is MISVLRSPAKQIVQSLILLAAGCLTTMTGGVVAPVFPEILHHLHLEPRWAGMLVSIHALTIAVFTPILGILADRIGKLKVLIVALIFYAVFGVSGAFIGQFIPLLADRALLGIASGGISAACIGLLSNMFEGEARLQVLAYATSAMTTASIFVPLFGGWVGSYNWQYAFFLYAVSLPIALCAALLIQESSHSKNSILNREMGAELVKIVKQPQVIGLFITLALAAAIVYTVVIYTPVYLRETIGADAKLNGIVLTARAIGATVVSALAASWLGKKLGRNKTIALGFILMALMLATIPVLNDISLILYAAVFFGAGFGVTVPNIYNGLADLSPAELRSSVLAIGTGFNSLGQFLCPIFLGAVWASGGLKNVFYTTAVVGIIIGVWMSLHRERKLRDRSHLKS